The Pseudobacteroides sp. genomic interval AGGCTTTTCGTAATGCTCCCTTTTCCTGATTTCAGATAATACGCCAGCTTTCGCGCATTGTCTTTTAAAACGCTTAAGAGCACTTTCTAGGGATTCGTTTTCCTTAACCCTTACTTCAGACATGCATTTCCCTCCCTCCGATGGTAGCAATTGTGCCAAGAATAAGCTCTTATCACTATTCTGTCTATTTATGGGAATAAGACAAAGTGAAGCACATATTATATTATATCTCAACTACCAAAATAAAGTCAATAGAAATTTAGCACTAAACCTGCCTAATTTCAAGGAAATCATAGGTTCTATTACCCACTAGTTAAATTTCTATGTTTTGCCATAATAAAAGTGGTAAATCTATTAAAGCATTAACACTTTTAATAAATATATTTAAAATCAAATATTTAGCATTAATTTAATTTTAAACAATTAAA includes:
- the rpsU gene encoding 30S ribosomal protein S21; this translates as MSEVRVKENESLESALKRFKRQCAKAGVLSEIRKREHYEKPSVKRKKKSEAARKRKFK